A region of Roseobacter litoralis Och 149 DNA encodes the following proteins:
- a CDS encoding DMT family transporter: protein MNAQSTNLSAGIFFGVLGMLGFSGTLVATRTAVFDFSPLDITSARIVMAGLLGAIFLVLSRQTRFPERRFVLPIIVMGLGLAVGYPFFLALALEKVPAVHGAVVTGLAPAATAIIAVVRTGERPSIAFWTASIVGFCAVFYFAYDAGGGHLSLSDGWLLLGMLSLGVAYVEGGRVSREIGGTATLSWAMLFLTPAAIVPLLVRAREIDIEAVAASSWISLAYLGIVSMFLASVFWYRGLSLGGIARIGQINLLLPLVALAWSALFLGEEITATAFACSIIVLAAMIVCLRSRT, encoded by the coding sequence ATGAATGCTCAATCAACAAATCTTTCAGCCGGGATTTTCTTTGGTGTTCTCGGAATGCTTGGGTTCAGCGGAACGCTTGTCGCCACGCGTACAGCGGTCTTCGATTTTTCGCCGCTGGACATCACCAGCGCACGGATCGTTATGGCGGGCCTCCTTGGTGCGATTTTTCTGGTCCTGAGCCGACAAACAAGGTTTCCAGAGCGCAGGTTTGTGCTGCCCATTATCGTCATGGGCCTCGGTCTGGCGGTGGGTTACCCATTCTTTCTTGCCTTGGCGCTAGAAAAGGTGCCCGCCGTGCATGGTGCTGTCGTGACCGGTCTTGCCCCTGCTGCAACCGCTATTATCGCGGTGGTACGCACTGGCGAGCGGCCATCAATCGCTTTCTGGACTGCTTCTATTGTGGGATTCTGTGCAGTTTTCTATTTCGCATACGACGCAGGGGGAGGACATCTTAGCCTCTCAGATGGATGGCTCTTGCTTGGCATGTTGAGTCTGGGCGTCGCCTATGTCGAAGGGGGCCGAGTATCACGTGAAATTGGAGGGACTGCCACGCTGAGTTGGGCAATGCTTTTTCTGACGCCAGCGGCAATTGTCCCGCTCTTGGTGCGAGCCAGAGAGATCGACATCGAAGCTGTTGCGGCGTCAAGCTGGATTTCGCTGGCCTATCTCGGGATCGTCAGCATGTTTCTGGCGTCAGTGTTCTGGTATCGGGGTCTTTCCCTTGGCGGCATTGCCCGGATTGGCCAGATTAACCTACTTCTACCGCTCGTTGCTCTCGCTTGGTCAGCATTGTTTCTTGGCGAGGAAATCACTGCGACAGCCTTTGCTTGTTCCATAATTGTCCTTGCTGCCATGATTGTTTGTCTACGAAGCCGAACCTGA
- a CDS encoding LysR substrate-binding domain-containing protein, with amino-acid sequence MENLDSDLLRTFLAVAQAGSVTDGAARIHRSQSATSIQVKRLEAILGRSVFDRHGRGVVLSETGRRLLPVAQDVTARLDVTLREISQCAVSGQLHVGIPDDHGRAKLVEIISAFTRHHPGVELVVTCALSTEFPNALEKGALDLAIYEVEHPKPQEEVLFEDPTCWMTSTHRDFPTGESLPVALFDHACWWRDVAIASLEARGKPYRIAYSSQSVSGVIAAVEAGIAVGLLGRSSLHSGLAAVDENLGFGSTPASKLVMAARGAKETQLQAAMKEAVRSAFQTTALESRPGCNFNKCAS; translated from the coding sequence ATGGAAAATCTTGATAGTGACTTGCTTCGCACCTTCCTAGCTGTCGCTCAGGCGGGAAGTGTTACTGATGGCGCTGCGCGCATCCACAGATCGCAATCCGCCACCAGCATTCAGGTCAAACGCCTTGAGGCTATCCTGGGGCGATCTGTGTTCGACCGTCACGGGCGCGGCGTCGTGTTGAGCGAGACCGGACGTCGGCTACTGCCCGTTGCCCAGGATGTGACGGCGCGCCTTGATGTGACGCTGCGGGAAATTTCTCAGTGCGCGGTGTCGGGCCAGCTGCATGTGGGCATTCCTGACGATCATGGCAGGGCTAAGCTGGTGGAGATCATTTCTGCCTTCACGCGCCATCATCCCGGGGTCGAGCTTGTCGTAACTTGTGCGTTGAGCACAGAGTTCCCCAATGCGCTGGAAAAAGGGGCGCTCGATCTTGCCATTTACGAAGTGGAACATCCGAAACCGCAAGAGGAGGTCTTGTTCGAGGACCCCACATGCTGGATGACCTCCACACATCGGGATTTCCCGACCGGCGAAAGCCTGCCTGTGGCCCTATTCGATCATGCCTGCTGGTGGCGCGATGTGGCGATTGCGTCCCTTGAGGCGCGCGGCAAGCCCTACCGGATCGCCTATTCCAGCCAGAGCGTTTCCGGCGTGATCGCGGCCGTCGAAGCCGGGATCGCCGTTGGCCTGCTGGGTCGATCATCCCTACATTCTGGTCTGGCCGCCGTAGATGAAAACCTAGGGTTTGGATCGACGCCTGCGTCGAAGTTGGTCATGGCTGCGAGAGGGGCCAAGGAGACCCAACTACAGGCTGCTATGAAAGAGGCGGTCCGATCCGCGTTTCAAACGACGGCGTTAGAAAGTCGCCCCGGGTGCAACTTTAACAAATGCGCAAGTTAG
- a CDS encoding YaeQ family protein codes for MGAADKIRIVAFALNAHEHLEMTKGLSTDDEPDIWQKSLSGELDVWVALGLPSEKVMRQSCGKADKVIVYSYGGRTAEIWWDKINNSTTRFDNLQVINFSETDTGALAQLASRTMKLQINIQEGDVMVSVDDSVVYVTPTKWKSAA; via the coding sequence GTGGGCGCAGCCGATAAAATACGCATCGTCGCTTTTGCGCTAAACGCTCATGAGCATTTGGAAATGACGAAAGGCCTTTCAACGGATGACGAGCCAGACATTTGGCAGAAAAGCCTGAGCGGAGAACTTGATGTATGGGTGGCCCTGGGACTTCCAAGCGAGAAGGTGATGCGTCAATCTTGTGGCAAAGCCGACAAGGTGATTGTTTATTCCTATGGCGGCAGGACTGCCGAGATTTGGTGGGACAAGATCAATAATAGCACCACCCGTTTTGATAATCTTCAGGTGATAAATTTCTCCGAGACGGACACAGGCGCACTGGCACAGCTGGCAAGCCGCACGATGAAGCTGCAGATCAATATTCAGGAAGGCGATGTGATGGTCAGCGTGGATGACAGCGTCGTTTACGTTACTCCCACGAAATGGAAGAGCGCTGCGTAA
- a CDS encoding IS110 family transposase codes for MQVTTIGIDLAKHVFQVHGITEDGEVVFNRAIRRAQLMQFFINLEPCLIGMEACGSSHYWARELTKLGHDVRLIPANYVKPYVKRGKSDANDAEAICEAVTRPTMRFVAPKSEEQQAVLFLHCARDLIVRQRTQLSNMLRSLLAEFGVIIPQGTGAAVKYAKGVLEGEKPALPQIAIDVLKQLSHQLVAMHLRFRWYEMRMRLHSKLDKRVMLLRTIPGVGPVTASAIVATIGDAKQFKNGRQFAAWLGLTPLNMSSGGKERLGRITKMGDRYIRRLLVTGMTARLRQMKVNPDRVDPWAIGLLERKPARLATVAMANKTARIVWAVLTKNEYYRPHTA; via the coding sequence ATGCAAGTTACAACAATCGGTATCGATCTGGCCAAACATGTTTTTCAGGTTCACGGAATTACTGAGGATGGAGAGGTTGTCTTCAATCGAGCGATCCGGCGCGCACAACTCATGCAGTTCTTCATCAATCTGGAGCCCTGTTTGATCGGCATGGAGGCATGCGGGTCCAGCCACTATTGGGCGCGAGAACTGACCAAGCTTGGGCACGATGTTCGCTTGATCCCAGCCAATTATGTGAAGCCCTATGTCAAACGCGGCAAATCTGACGCGAATGATGCCGAAGCTATATGTGAAGCGGTGACACGCCCGACGATGCGGTTTGTTGCGCCCAAATCCGAGGAACAGCAGGCCGTCTTGTTCCTGCATTGTGCGCGCGATTTGATCGTCAGGCAACGAACACAACTCAGCAACATGCTTCGCAGTTTGCTCGCCGAGTTTGGTGTCATCATTCCACAAGGAACCGGAGCCGCAGTCAAATACGCCAAAGGTGTTCTGGAGGGAGAAAAGCCCGCCCTTCCGCAAATCGCAATTGATGTTCTGAAACAACTTAGCCACCAACTTGTCGCTATGCATCTCCGGTTCCGCTGGTACGAGATGCGCATGCGACTTCATTCGAAACTGGACAAACGCGTTATGCTGTTGCGCACGATCCCAGGCGTTGGCCCTGTGACCGCGTCCGCCATTGTTGCCACTATCGGCGACGCAAAACAGTTTAAGAATGGTCGACAATTTGCAGCGTGGCTGGGGCTCACACCTCTGAACATGTCGAGTGGCGGAAAAGAACGATTAGGACGGATCACAAAAATGGGTGACCGATACATTCGGCGTCTTTTGGTGACCGGGATGACAGCGAGATTGCGGCAAATGAAAGTGAATCCTGACCGCGTCGATCCATGGGCTATCGGCCTTCTTGAGCGCAAACCTGCTCGACTGGCGACCGTTGCAATGGCAAACAAGACTGCTCGAATTGTCTGGGCGGTGTTAACCAAGAACGAATACTACCGGCCTCACACAGCCTAA
- a CDS encoding permease has protein sequence MADQTIVRRGTSKKRALWSLCLALLAGISFAWPEHVLNATLFVGWGLVTVAPIVIPGILLAAWIIASGADTHIASAFEGRTLRAVAAASLIGAITPVCGVTVLPLMVGLLAAGVPLAPIMAFWLSSPITDPAMLATTAATLGLSFAIGKLVAAIGLGVFGGATTALFAKSPWALNPLRDNGLARQLSAARCGDVQSFEPKVWRTAERRQSFSTQFRATARIIVICLIPAFAAEYALNAALTPGSLAAYVGEDQWWAIPAAVFVGAPAYIDGYAALPLARGLIDNGMSEGAAMAFLISGGVVSIWGAMAIAPVLKLKPFLLYLLLAVLGSLAAGYAFEWVI, from the coding sequence ATGGCCGATCAAACCATAGTGCGCCGAGGCACAAGCAAGAAGCGTGCGCTCTGGAGCCTTTGCCTTGCCTTGCTTGCAGGCATCTCATTTGCATGGCCTGAGCATGTGCTGAACGCCACGCTATTTGTTGGATGGGGCCTTGTCACCGTCGCCCCCATCGTTATCCCCGGTATCCTTCTTGCAGCTTGGATCATCGCCAGTGGCGCGGATACGCACATAGCCAGCGCGTTTGAAGGAAGGACGCTGCGCGCGGTAGCGGCTGCATCGCTGATCGGAGCCATCACACCGGTCTGCGGTGTGACAGTTCTACCACTGATGGTCGGTCTCTTGGCGGCGGGCGTGCCGCTTGCGCCAATCATGGCGTTCTGGCTCTCGTCTCCCATTACCGATCCGGCCATGCTTGCCACAACGGCTGCAACGCTTGGTCTGAGCTTTGCAATTGGCAAACTGGTGGCAGCAATCGGGTTGGGGGTGTTCGGCGGCGCGACCACCGCATTGTTCGCCAAGTCGCCTTGGGCATTGAACCCGCTTCGTGACAATGGTCTGGCCCGACAACTGAGTGCTGCGCGATGCGGTGATGTTCAAAGCTTCGAACCAAAGGTCTGGCGCACCGCTGAACGGCGTCAGTCTTTCAGCACACAGTTCCGCGCAACAGCGCGGATCATCGTGATTTGCCTGATACCGGCTTTTGCCGCCGAATATGCCCTGAACGCGGCGCTGACACCGGGGTCGCTTGCCGCATATGTTGGTGAAGATCAATGGTGGGCTATTCCCGCTGCCGTCTTTGTAGGTGCCCCGGCCTACATCGATGGCTATGCGGCTTTGCCCCTGGCGCGTGGCCTCATTGATAACGGCATGTCCGAAGGGGCCGCGATGGCCTTTCTGATCTCAGGCGGTGTGGTAAGCATCTGGGGCGCGATGGCCATCGCGCCTGTGCTGAAACTAAAACCGTTCCTGCTGTATCTGCTGCTCGCGGTGCTAGGGTCTTTGGCAGCAGGATACGCTTTCGAGTGGGTCATTTGA
- a CDS encoding VOC family protein gives MIDHVSVSVTDLAAARTFYVEILEKIGLCELVSREHSVGFGKSYPEFWLNERPNMGAVAQDCGAHVCFRCPSKDAVIGFHTVALAKGGSDAGMPRDRQGAKTPYFGAFIFDLDGNKIEVVTFPREATA, from the coding sequence ATGATTGACCATGTGTCCGTATCGGTCACCGATCTTGCGGCGGCACGGACGTTCTATGTCGAAATTCTTGAAAAAATAGGACTCTGTGAGCTTGTTTCCCGCGAACACAGCGTTGGATTTGGCAAGTCCTATCCGGAATTCTGGCTGAATGAGCGGCCGAACATGGGAGCTGTTGCGCAAGATTGTGGTGCTCATGTTTGTTTTCGGTGCCCTTCCAAAGACGCTGTCATCGGCTTTCATACGGTAGCGCTAGCAAAGGGTGGGTCTGATGCCGGTATGCCTAGGGACCGTCAGGGCGCGAAGACACCCTATTTTGGTGCATTCATTTTCGATTTGGATGGCAACAAAATAGAGGTTGTCACTTTTCCACGCGAGGCAACGGCATGA